The following coding sequences are from one Microtus pennsylvanicus isolate mMicPen1 chromosome 1, mMicPen1.hap1, whole genome shotgun sequence window:
- the Rmp64 gene encoding nucleolus and neural progenitor protein isoform X2 — MKVLGGCKLLLRLLDCCCKAFRLTVKHLGLQEFIILNLVMIGLVSRLWVLHKELLRRLISLYEPLLGLLQEVSRIQPMPYFKDFSFPSDITDFLGSPYIELFKEKTPAAFATKGVTKLLNKLFLVKEQLPKSNEDTLDRISKSSEPMKSSLQSGVDLGQPVRMSKKTKNEKPSGFDVRAFCTRLRNKAAQETSPEFKCSQSKFKTSKLSSQQLRRAPWANSIVQRIRVTKTFAQLSEEIQTAVVWCRSRKLKAQAAYLGSKLLKSNRLRHVEAQGYSLPKKLQCMKTSLCKCLLRGSITSTSKCPPRQRRSKHKVLSRQRKPQRKLQSSLLKETQKVPEGTLKSTRDTSAKRSRSGGTVQRTDVCPNKKEVLRRLSKPVLKTKEMGIHGNVTAGSGNETGLWTERQTHTYSMRETAKEADDIDDIFALMGV, encoded by the exons aTGAAGGTTTTGGGAGGCTGCAAGTTGTTATTGCGCTTGTTGGACTGCTGCTGCAAGGCATTCCG GTTGACTGTGAAGCACTTAGGACTGCAGGAATTCATTATTCTGAACCTTGTGATGATCGGGCTGGTGAGCAGGTTATG GGTTCTTCATAAGGAGCTTCTAAGGAGGCTGATTTCCTTATATGAGCCGCTGCTTGGATTGCTTCAGGAGGTCTCCAGGATTCAGCCCATGCCTTACTTCAAagatttttcctttccctccgATATTACTGACTTTCTAGGGTCACCTTACATTGAACTCTTTAAGGAAAAAACGCCTGCAGCTTTTGCCACTAAAGGAGTAACTAAGTTgctaaataaactatttttagtGAAAGAACAGCTACCAAAGAGCAATGAAGACACTCTAGATAGAATTTCCAAATCATCTGAACCAATGAAGAGCAGTCTGCAGAGTGGTGTGGACCTGGGACAGCCAGTGAGAATGAGTAAAAAGACCAAAAACG AAAAACCATCAGGATTTGACGTGCGGGCTTTCTGCACGAGGCTGCGAAACAAGGCTGCTCAG GAAACCAGCCCTGAGTTTAAGTGCTCTCAATCCAAATTTAAGACAAGCAAACTGTCCTCTCAGCAACTGAGAAGAGCTCCCTGGGCTAACAGTATTGTGCAAAGAATTCGCGTGACCAAGACTTTCGCCCAGCTTTCTGAAGAAATCCAAACAGCAGTCGTATGGTGCCGGAGCAGAAAGCTCAAGGCTCAGGCTGCCTATCTGGGCAGCAAGCTTCTGAAGAGCAACAGGCTGAGACACGTGGAAGCTCAAGGCTATAG TTTGCCAAAGAAGCTACAGTGCATGAAAACATCTCTTTGTAAGTGCCTTCTTCGAGGCTCCATTACCAGCACTTCAAAGTGTCCTCCTAGACAAAGAAGATCAAAGCATAAAGTTTTATCGAGACAAAGGAAACCGCAGAGAAAGTTGCAGTCAAGTCTTTTAAAGGAAACTCAGAAGGTCCCTGAAGGGACTCTAAAGAGCACTAGGGACACCAGTGCTAAGAGGAGCCGTTCAGGTGGGACAGTTCAGAGGACAGATGTCTGTCCTAACAAAAAGGAGGTCTTGAGAAGACTTTCAAAGCCCGTTCTAAAAACAAAGGAGATGGGGATCCATGGGAATGTCACAGCAGGCAGTGGAAATGAAACCGGTCTGTggacagagagacaaacacacacatacagtatgcGAGAAACTGCTAAAGAGGCAGATGACATTGATGATATTTTTGCTTTGATGGGAGTTTAG
- the Rmp64 gene encoding nucleolus and neural progenitor protein isoform X3, which yields MHLEGSIEDLSQLLSANETQSGATKNCVVPSQPVVEVVLMKVLGGCKLLLRLLDCCCKAFRLTVKHLGLQEFIILNLVMIGLVSRLWVLHKELLRRLISLYEPLLGLLQEVSRIQPMPYFKDFSFPSDITDFLGSPYIELFKEKTPAAFATKGVTKLLNKLFLVKEQLPKSNEDTLDRISKSSEPMKSSLQSGVDLGQPVRMSKKTKNEKPSGFDVRAFCTRLRNKAAQETSPEFKCSQSKFKTSKLSSQQLRRAPWANSIVQRIRVTKTFAQLSEEIQTAVVWCRSRKLKAQAAYLGSKLLKSNRLRHVEAQGYSLPKKLQCMKTSLCKCLLRGSITSTSKCPPRQRRSKHKVLSRQRKPQRKLQSSLLKETQKVPEGTLKSTRDTSAKRSRSGGTVQRTDVCPNKKEVLRRLSKPVLKTKEMGIHGNVTAGSGNETGLWTERQTHTYSMRETAKEADDIDDIFALMGV from the exons ATGCACTTGGAGGGCTCAATTGAAGACCTGTCTCAGTTGTTGTCTGCCAA TGAAACTCAGTCTGGAGCCACCAAAAACTGTGTCGTCCCCAGCCAGccggtggtggaggtggtgctgaTGAAGGTTTTGGGAGGCTGCAAGTTGTTATTGCGCTTGTTGGACTGCTGCTGCAAGGCATTCCG GTTGACTGTGAAGCACTTAGGACTGCAGGAATTCATTATTCTGAACCTTGTGATGATCGGGCTGGTGAGCAGGTTATG GGTTCTTCATAAGGAGCTTCTAAGGAGGCTGATTTCCTTATATGAGCCGCTGCTTGGATTGCTTCAGGAGGTCTCCAGGATTCAGCCCATGCCTTACTTCAAagatttttcctttccctccgATATTACTGACTTTCTAGGGTCACCTTACATTGAACTCTTTAAGGAAAAAACGCCTGCAGCTTTTGCCACTAAAGGAGTAACTAAGTTgctaaataaactatttttagtGAAAGAACAGCTACCAAAGAGCAATGAAGACACTCTAGATAGAATTTCCAAATCATCTGAACCAATGAAGAGCAGTCTGCAGAGTGGTGTGGACCTGGGACAGCCAGTGAGAATGAGTAAAAAGACCAAAAACG AAAAACCATCAGGATTTGACGTGCGGGCTTTCTGCACGAGGCTGCGAAACAAGGCTGCTCAG GAAACCAGCCCTGAGTTTAAGTGCTCTCAATCCAAATTTAAGACAAGCAAACTGTCCTCTCAGCAACTGAGAAGAGCTCCCTGGGCTAACAGTATTGTGCAAAGAATTCGCGTGACCAAGACTTTCGCCCAGCTTTCTGAAGAAATCCAAACAGCAGTCGTATGGTGCCGGAGCAGAAAGCTCAAGGCTCAGGCTGCCTATCTGGGCAGCAAGCTTCTGAAGAGCAACAGGCTGAGACACGTGGAAGCTCAAGGCTATAG TTTGCCAAAGAAGCTACAGTGCATGAAAACATCTCTTTGTAAGTGCCTTCTTCGAGGCTCCATTACCAGCACTTCAAAGTGTCCTCCTAGACAAAGAAGATCAAAGCATAAAGTTTTATCGAGACAAAGGAAACCGCAGAGAAAGTTGCAGTCAAGTCTTTTAAAGGAAACTCAGAAGGTCCCTGAAGGGACTCTAAAGAGCACTAGGGACACCAGTGCTAAGAGGAGCCGTTCAGGTGGGACAGTTCAGAGGACAGATGTCTGTCCTAACAAAAAGGAGGTCTTGAGAAGACTTTCAAAGCCCGTTCTAAAAACAAAGGAGATGGGGATCCATGGGAATGTCACAGCAGGCAGTGGAAATGAAACCGGTCTGTggacagagagacaaacacacacatacagtatgcGAGAAACTGCTAAAGAGGCAGATGACATTGATGATATTTTTGCTTTGATGGGAGTTTAG
- the Rmp64 gene encoding nucleolus and neural progenitor protein isoform X1, with protein sequence MAAAVRQEPWNRVRIPQAGSSSTLTVPDPSATLDLCAAAVLKGCHLVTKSLKSQTLDVEVDVLCSVLYSNHNRLSRHKPHLALRQVEQCLKRLKTMHLEGSIEDLSQLLSANETQSGATKNCVVPSQPVVEVVLMKVLGGCKLLLRLLDCCCKAFRLTVKHLGLQEFIILNLVMIGLVSRLWVLHKELLRRLISLYEPLLGLLQEVSRIQPMPYFKDFSFPSDITDFLGSPYIELFKEKTPAAFATKGVTKLLNKLFLVKEQLPKSNEDTLDRISKSSEPMKSSLQSGVDLGQPVRMSKKTKNEKPSGFDVRAFCTRLRNKAAQETSPEFKCSQSKFKTSKLSSQQLRRAPWANSIVQRIRVTKTFAQLSEEIQTAVVWCRSRKLKAQAAYLGSKLLKSNRLRHVEAQGYSLPKKLQCMKTSLCKCLLRGSITSTSKCPPRQRRSKHKVLSRQRKPQRKLQSSLLKETQKVPEGTLKSTRDTSAKRSRSGGTVQRTDVCPNKKEVLRRLSKPVLKTKEMGIHGNVTAGSGNETGLWTERQTHTYSMRETAKEADDIDDIFALMGV encoded by the exons ATGGCCGCTGCGGTACGACAGGAGCCGTGGAACCGCGTGAGGATCCCGCAGGCGGGGAGCAGCAGCACACTGACGGTGCCGGACCCCAGCGCCACCCTAG ACCTTTGCGCTGCAGCTGTCCTTAAAGGATGCCATCTCGTCACAAAGTCACTGAAGAGCCAGACTTTAGATGTGGAAGTCGATGTGTTATGCTCCGTCCTCTACAGCAATCATAACAGACTGAGCCGCCACAAGCCGCATTTGGCTCTCCGACAG GTAGAGCAGTGCTTAAAGCGTTTGAAAACCATGCACTTGGAGGGCTCAATTGAAGACCTGTCTCAGTTGTTGTCTGCCAA TGAAACTCAGTCTGGAGCCACCAAAAACTGTGTCGTCCCCAGCCAGccggtggtggaggtggtgctgaTGAAGGTTTTGGGAGGCTGCAAGTTGTTATTGCGCTTGTTGGACTGCTGCTGCAAGGCATTCCG GTTGACTGTGAAGCACTTAGGACTGCAGGAATTCATTATTCTGAACCTTGTGATGATCGGGCTGGTGAGCAGGTTATG GGTTCTTCATAAGGAGCTTCTAAGGAGGCTGATTTCCTTATATGAGCCGCTGCTTGGATTGCTTCAGGAGGTCTCCAGGATTCAGCCCATGCCTTACTTCAAagatttttcctttccctccgATATTACTGACTTTCTAGGGTCACCTTACATTGAACTCTTTAAGGAAAAAACGCCTGCAGCTTTTGCCACTAAAGGAGTAACTAAGTTgctaaataaactatttttagtGAAAGAACAGCTACCAAAGAGCAATGAAGACACTCTAGATAGAATTTCCAAATCATCTGAACCAATGAAGAGCAGTCTGCAGAGTGGTGTGGACCTGGGACAGCCAGTGAGAATGAGTAAAAAGACCAAAAACG AAAAACCATCAGGATTTGACGTGCGGGCTTTCTGCACGAGGCTGCGAAACAAGGCTGCTCAG GAAACCAGCCCTGAGTTTAAGTGCTCTCAATCCAAATTTAAGACAAGCAAACTGTCCTCTCAGCAACTGAGAAGAGCTCCCTGGGCTAACAGTATTGTGCAAAGAATTCGCGTGACCAAGACTTTCGCCCAGCTTTCTGAAGAAATCCAAACAGCAGTCGTATGGTGCCGGAGCAGAAAGCTCAAGGCTCAGGCTGCCTATCTGGGCAGCAAGCTTCTGAAGAGCAACAGGCTGAGACACGTGGAAGCTCAAGGCTATAG TTTGCCAAAGAAGCTACAGTGCATGAAAACATCTCTTTGTAAGTGCCTTCTTCGAGGCTCCATTACCAGCACTTCAAAGTGTCCTCCTAGACAAAGAAGATCAAAGCATAAAGTTTTATCGAGACAAAGGAAACCGCAGAGAAAGTTGCAGTCAAGTCTTTTAAAGGAAACTCAGAAGGTCCCTGAAGGGACTCTAAAGAGCACTAGGGACACCAGTGCTAAGAGGAGCCGTTCAGGTGGGACAGTTCAGAGGACAGATGTCTGTCCTAACAAAAAGGAGGTCTTGAGAAGACTTTCAAAGCCCGTTCTAAAAACAAAGGAGATGGGGATCCATGGGAATGTCACAGCAGGCAGTGGAAATGAAACCGGTCTGTggacagagagacaaacacacacatacagtatgcGAGAAACTGCTAAAGAGGCAGATGACATTGATGATATTTTTGCTTTGATGGGAGTTTAG